Within the Musa acuminata AAA Group cultivar baxijiao chromosome BXJ2-9, Cavendish_Baxijiao_AAA, whole genome shotgun sequence genome, the region aaagaccaaatGATGTATTATCTTTCTATTCTGTAAACACCAATAACAGAAGTGATGTCAGAAATAACTAAGTGACCTCTCACAAAATGCTGAATGCCTTAGATGAACCCAAGTAGTGATTATGATTCGAGTATAACTCTTTACTAATCCGATTCTGCATCTCAGATGCATTTCAGAATTCAGATTCCTGGGATTTTGGATGAGTAACTGGATATTCTAGATTTACAAGAGATGGAACTGAGATGATAGACATTAATCAAACATAAGTAATACGAATATGCAAATTGCTTAGCTAACGTGATATAAAATTTTTCCTACAATCATCTCACCCAAAACCAGCTTAGGCCAACTAAAAATGAATTCATATATGAGTTATAATAATATAACAGTAGTGATTCTATGGTCTTAGTGCTATGAGACGATCTATACCATATATTGGAGcaagacttcttttttttttaaatctgccTGTGTGCGACAAAAACATCTTGAAATAAGGATGAAATGCAAAAACATAAAATGGGAAATCAAGCAACCTGTTTGTTTGGGATCAATCTGTACACATGCTAGGATATTCATGAAATGCAACATGCACACAGAGTACAGTGTGGCTCTGCTGTGATACCCAGGTGGGATCCATTCAGCCTCACTGCATGTCGTATTGGGGTCAAAGTACACCATGGCACTGCTAGCGCCTCTTTTAGGACCCGTAGCATTGCTTGCAGTCAAAAGTATACCGTAGCACCTCAATCTTTTTATGTGCAGATATGGCTGCGTTACCTACAATTCCATGGCAAGTATCATAGGACTCGAAGCTATACAGAAATTAACTGCAGGCAGTTACAAATCCGCATATGCTTTTCTACAGCGTTCTAATATTTTTCACGTCTTTTTTCTTTCCAAAATTTTCCGTCTTTGGGTGGTCCACGGAGGTGGTGGCCCTGACCAGATCCACTAAAGAACTTCTTACAGGCCGACAGGGCGACCACCTCGCACTTAACCGCGGTAGTCCACACCATCACTCATGGAACGATGTCAGGGATAGGAATCATGTGCAAAAGCAGATGCTTGGAGTGGTGGTCAAGCAAGAAGCCTGCAGTCTGCAGGTTTCCGGCGGATTAGATACCCGGTCAGTGTCCATCGTTGAACAGGTTGAACGTGGTTGGGAACAAGTCTTACTGGTCCGGCCAACCTGTCGCGGACTAGCCACAAACCAGTGAGGGAACCTTCTCAGAAGGCAGCAGCGTGACCGCAGTTGACAGGAAACCAGCAGCTGTGGAGCCCGCGTTGCCTGCCAATGAGAAGATATCCTTCCCTGTCGTGGCGTGGCGGAGACACAGGAACCACACCACAAGTCTACCAGTCGATGAACtgagagaagagagaaaagaggCGCATGGGAAAGCGCCAAAAGAGGGACAAAGGCACGGGCACGTGATGTTGGTGGTCACCTGCAGCTTGCGATTGTTGGCCCTCAGCTCCTCCACGGCTCTCCGCAGTTCTTCCATCTCCTGCACCATGTGTCACAAGAATTGGGTATCATATGCCCTACGGAGTCGGAACCAGGGTTTAAAAGATGAAAAAAGGAGTCACCTTATGAAGGTTCGCCTTCTCTTCCAATAGCGACCTCTCCACTGCCTGGAGCTCCGGTTTCGTCTAAACCCAAACACAAACCCCACGCCATTTAATATTTTACCAGTAATAAAAACCGTAAAAGAACAAATCCGACGCTTTCCGTACTGTTCGGAAAACCACGCCTTCTGATTGGGAGGAGCCACGGGGACCGAGTTTGACCATCCGCAGACCCAACGCTGCCTCCGATCACTAGGAACGTCGGGGGTCGAAATGAGGGTTTTGGGGGCTTACCAGTTTCTTCGACGGGGGCCGCCGGATGGAGGCCGAGACCGGGATCGAGGAAACCGACGGCGTCCGTGGATTCCCAACTGCCTGCGAGAAAAGATCGACCACATAAAAAAGAGCAAGTCACGGAGAGCGTCCACGAACTATAGAGGAGAAAGATATCTCGACCGTTCGAATCGGATCCAAGGGGCGGGATGTAACTACATAATTACTTGGAAAAGATGAGGCAGTACTACCTACTGACTGCCACGGCACCGAATCACAGAATGCGCCGGCTAAAAAAATTATGTTGTcgttttaccaaaaaaaaaaagccaatcACAAGTCAGGTAAGTAATTGGGTATGTGAGAACTGCGAGCGAAATCAACTgctctttttctttttgactaaCCACCTCAACAGGACGTCTCATCATCAAACGTATGCTTTGTTTTTGAACTCATTTTGTGGGCACGCCCGTCCGCTGCCCCAAACGAAAAGAGAGCTCGAGCCGAGGTGGGCCCCTTCAATTCCTCGAATCACAAATCAACACATCGAAGTCCTGCTCCCATTCATTGAATTCTTGGAAGAAAAATCCTCAAAGAACCGACTCTCGAAAGGGAAGCTTTTCTCCAATCGATTGAATCCCTCGttaaaaggaaaaggaagagtaACATAAGATGAAGGGAAGATGATGGAATCAGGAAAGGGCGTAAAGGAAAAGACAAGAGTGGTGGGAAAAATAGCAGGGCCATCGGAGTCTATTCCAGTTCGATCTGGGGGGTATCCTCGTCACACGGTAAAAGCAAAAGAGGTAAACCAGCAGCGGAAAAGACGGGGAAGGGGTCACCTTAGTGAGGCGGCGGTCTTCTGGCGTCTCGACGGCGAGACTCCCGGTCTCGCCGCCGCCGCTCCCCGACGCGCTGCTGTATCCCTCGAGGGGCGACTGCGGGCTTGCCCTCCTCtgtcccttcctcttctccaccgccaccgtaaccccctcatcctcctcctccccaaTCGTCCGCGTGGCTGTTCGCGGGAACCTCGCCACCCGCGACCTCTTCCTTCCCCACCCCAGAAATGCCGGAGTCGCGGATGTCGACGGCTTCTCGTCGCCCTCCGTCTCCAAACCAAGGCGGCTCCGTCGGCCAAAGCCGAGGATGACGGCCGCCACGAGATGCGGATCGAGGAAGGCGTCGCGGACCCACTCGTCGGGATCGTCGTCGGCAGCCGTGGATACGGCCATGGGAGACCGAAGAAACCCCAACGAATTGTGGAGGAGGAACGGAAGACGAGAGCTAGTGTTGGTTGGGGATGGGAAGCTCCGACACGAGAGAGAGGTGGTGGACAGATGACCGCAAGTGCTGTGCGCTAagactatatatataatatattaaaggcattaaatataataatagtcGGGGTGAGGTTGACCGAGGTAACTAAATGAGCCGGTCAAAATCAATCATCCAATGAGTTGTACCGGTTTAGTCGGTTcgctcagtttttttttttttttacgtcaCTGTTTGTTCaattaaatctttaaaaaaaaaaaaaattaatattaaattttattttattctctCAGATATGACGTattttattcaaataaaaaatatatataagagcAGCAAGTACTCCATCGGCAGTCTATAG harbors:
- the LOC135623370 gene encoding uncharacterized protein LOC135623370, which gives rise to MAVSTAADDDPDEWVRDAFLDPHLVAAVILGFGRRSRLGLETEGDEKPSTSATPAFLGWGRKRSRVARFPRTATRTIGEEEDEGVTVAVEKRKGQRRASPQSPLEGYSSASGSGGGETGSLAVETPEDRRLTKAVGNPRTPSVSSIPVSASIRRPPSKKLTKPELQAVERSLLEEKANLHKEMEELRRAVEELRANNRKLQMHLKSLNIPERVCMAPEDYQLPGLCQQCITQSPGHEDFIIIPDLNDPLPDC